The DNA sequence TGGCTTATCCGTAAATGCCTCTGACTGGGCTATCTCATTTTCATGATGGGGAAATATGAGATCTTTTCCACCGCCATGGATATCAAGGGTTTCTCCCAGATATTTCTGACTCATCACTGAACACTCTATATGCCAACCAGGTCTTCCTGGGCCCCAAGGACTATCCCATGAAGGTTCATTCGGTTTGCTTGACTTCCAAAGGGCAAAATCGAGGGGATTTGTTTTTTTTTCATCAATCTCAATCCGGGCTCCTGCCTCCATCTCCTCTAAATTTCTTCCAGAAAGCTTGCCATAGTCTTTCTTTTTTTCTACCGAAAAAAACACATCCCCATCTTTTACATATCCATAACCCTTCTCTATAATCCCTTTTATTAGATCAATCATATCCAAGATATGTTCAGAGGCCTTAGGTTCAACCGTTGGCTTTTTAACACCCAAAGCATCCATATCTATGGTAAACTCTTTTATATATTTCTCTGCAATCTCTTTAAAATCCACTTTTTCTTTGTTAGCCTTGTTTATAATCTTGTCATCCACATCAGTAAAGTTCCTTACATAGACAACATCATAACCTAAAAAGAGAAGATAACGATAGATAACATCAAAAACAATGGCGGCCCTCGCATGTCCTAAATGACAGTAATCGTAAGCGGTGATTCCACATGCATACATCCCAACTTTTCCCTGCTTTGTTGGGACAAATTCCTCTTTTTTTCTAGATAGAGTATTGTATATCTTAAGAGACATTGTCTAACCTTTCATTAAATACTTGCATTTCTGCAATCACGGATCAAATCTCTATTAAAGATACTACTGAATAGGCAGAAATACCTTCTCCCTTTCCTATAAAACCAAGCCCTTCAGTAGTTGTGGCTTTAATGTTAATTTTATCTATATCTATATCTAGAATATTGCCAATGTTCTGCTTTATTTCTGGAACATAACTGTTTATCTTGGGTCTTTGTGCAACAACAATTGAATCGATATTATTTATCATAAATCCTTTTGATCTCATTATTTGCGCTACCTCTTTCAGCAACTCTAGACTGGGTATATCCTTATACTCTGGATTGTCATCAGGAAAGTGCTTTCCGATATCCCCTTCGCAGAGAGCACCCAGGATTGCATCACAGATAGAATGTAGGAGTGTGTCTGCGTCTGAATGCCCTAAAAGACCTTTTTCATAAGGTATTACCACACCTCCCAATACTAACTTCCTGCCATCAACTAATCTATGAACATCATATCCTATACCGATACGCATATTACCAATACAGTTACTATATAAAAGGTTTTTATTTTAGGTTAATAAAGTTTAAGGTAATTTATTTGATCGGATTCTAAGCATGGTTTCCCCTAATGCAAGATCTTCTTGTGTGGTGATCTTTATATTATAGGGAGACCCCTTTACAATCTTTACCTGATATCCAGCCCATTCAACGATAGAGGCATCGTCTGTTGCATAATATCCTTCCTTAAAGGCCTTTTCAAAGGCCTTTTTAAGTATATCAAATTTGAAGGCTTGAGGGGTTAGAGCTTTCCAGATATGTTCCCGATTCAGGGTTCTGATAACCATACCTTCAGGTGATACCTCCTTGATTGTATCAACCTCCGGAACAGCGACTGTAGCTGCACCATATTCCCTTGCCTCTTCAATCACATCTAAAAATATCTGAGAACTTACAAAAGGCCTCACACCATCATGGATTACAACTAAATCAGTATCACTATCTAACTCTTTAATCCCATTATAGACCGAGTCCTGTCTCTCTCTCCCACCAGTAACTATCTTTTTAATCTTACTAAAATTATTTTTTCTGACGATCTCTTCTCTACAATATTTAATTTTATCTTTGGAAACGATTAAAAAGATTTCATTTATTTGATCACAGTCATGGATTTTCTGAATGGTATGAGTTAAGATCGGTTTTTCTCTTAAAGATAAAAATTGCTTTGGAAAAGACTTTTCGAATCTCCTCCCCGTACCAGCAGCAGGAATAATTGCTGCGATTCTCATCACTTAAATTTCCTTTTCGAAATTCCCTCGTTTCATAAATAATGACTTTAATCTACTTGAAACTTGGAGATATTTTTAAGGATTAGACAACCTCCTCTTTTGTAACCTCCTCTTTAGGTTTTGTAAATATCATTCTTCCAGCAGTTGTCTGTAAAACACTGGTTACTAAAACTTCTAAGTTTTGACCTATATGCCTTTTTGCATTATCCACAACAACCATTGTTCCGTCATCGAGGTATGCAACTCCCTGGCCGTATTCTTTCCCTTCTTTCAAAATATAAACATTCATTACTTCTCCAGGTAAGACAACAGGCTTTAATGCATTGGCCAATTGATTTATATTTAAAACAGTAACACCCTGTAATTCTGCTACCTTATTTAAGTTGAAATCATTTGTGATTACCTTTCCTCCCAGCATTTTACCCAAAGCAACCAGTTTTGCATCTACCTCTTTTATCTTTGGAAAATCCTGATCAATAATCTTCAAATTTATATCTACATTCTTCTGCATCTTTTGAAGGATATCGAGTCCTCTTCTTCCTCTATTCCGCTTCAAAGAATCTGGTGAATCTGCAATCTGTTGAAGTTCATTTAAAACAAATTGTGGAATCATTAAGACACCCTCTAAAAAACTGGTTTCAGCAATATCAGCAATGCGACCATCAATGATAACACTGGTATCGAGAATCTTTATATTTTCTTCATCTATTCCAGTTTGAAACATCTTCTTAAATCCTGTCATCTCAAGCTCTTTAGACTTTTTTATCCCTAAAACCAATCCAATATAACCAAAAACGGTACTGAAAAATATAGGGATAACCTTATTAAGAAGAGGGTTAGTTATATTAAGAGAAGAAAAGGTAAAGATTAGAAGATTTGCAATAAAAAGGCCTAAGATAAAACCTAATAATCCTCCAAGAATAACTCGGTGCGACACTCTGACAAAATTCTTTTCTAATAATATAACAAAGATTGCAAGGGTAAAGCCTACACCTAAACCAATCAATGAAATGATATTATCCGTTTTATCAATCTGACAACCAATAAAATAACCCCCCCCTGCAAAAATTATGATTAAAACAAATCGAAAAAAGTTAATTCCCATCTTATTTCACCTCCTTTCTCTCTAAGCTTTAATATTTTTCATTTAAACTTTATATTTTATTAATAAAATAATCAATAGTCAAGTTTTAAACAAAAAGGGAATCTCCTCAATTTTTTATAAATAAAATAATATCAATAGGTTTATAGAATCACTTTTGTGTTTCATCTCTAAAATTTAAAGATGGAAACGCCCTTCAAAAAATTTTTTATTCTTTTAAAATCAATAAAATAGGATAAAAGGTAAACTTTATTCAATACTACTTAGAGAAGGATTTCAATAGCTTGATGGACGTTTTCTACTGGAATGATCTCTGCTGAGCCCTTTTTTTCTTTTAATGCTCCTTTTTGGGGAATAAGGCATCTTTTAAAACCCAATCTTTCAGATTCATTTATCCTTCTTTCAATATGAGAAACATTCCTTACCTCTCCCCCTAAGCCAACTTCTCCAACAACTATGGTATCTGAATCTACAGGTTTATTCTTAAAACTTGAAGCAATCGCAATAATTATTCCAAGATCGATCGCAGGCTCATAGATTTTAACTCCCCCAGCTAAATTTACAAAAATATCCTGATTATGGATTCTAAATCCGATCCTTTTTTCTAAAATGGCTATCAATAGTGAGACCCTATTATAATCTAGGCCTATTGTCATCCTTCTTGGTATCTGTAATATTGATGGGGAGACCAATGTCTGAATCTCGACCATGATGGGCCTGCTCCCTTCCATACTTGGTACAATTACAGACCCAGGAACATTCTCGGAACGTTTAAGCAAAAATGCCTCAGATGGATTTGAAATCTCCTTGAGGCCCTCTCTCTCCATAGAGAATACTCCAATCTCATTTGTAGAACCAAAACGGTTCTTAACAGCTCTTAATATTCGATAAGGATAATTTCTCTCCCCTTCAAAATACAACACCGTATCAACAATATGCTCCAAAACCTTTGGTCCGGCAATAGCACCATCTTTTGTAACATGGCCTATAATAAGTGTAGAAATCCCTATTGCTTTAGATAAAAACATTAGCTTTGAAGATACATCCCTAACTTGAGAAATACTCCCCGGTGCTGATTGAAGTTCTTCAGTATAAATTGTTTGGATTGAATCAATAACCAAAAATAATGGTTTAAACCTTTTAACCTCTTTTATTATTTCTTCAAAGCTTGTCTCTGAAAGGATAAAGAGATTCTCTGACAGGGTATTTAGCCTCTCTCCACGAAGTCTTATTTGACTAAAAGACTCTTCCCCAGAAACATAGAGAATTCTACCCCCTTTTTTAGCAATTCTTCCCATTGCTTGAAGAAGAAGGGTAGATTTTCCAATTCCAGGATCTCCACCAACCAGTACCACCGAGCCAGGAACAACCCCTCCTCCCAAAACCCTATCAAATTCTAAAATCTCAGAAGAGAGCCTCTTATTGAAGCTTTTATCTATATCTGTTATTGGAGTAGGTCCTTTTTTATCTGACTCAAGGAATCGATAACTTTTTCTTAAGGACGTGGTTACCAGTTCTTTTTCTTCTACTAAAGTATTCCACTCATCACAACCAGGACACCTTCCCAGCCATTTTTGACTCTTATATCCACACGCTTGACAAAGAAAATAGGTCTTTTCTTTTGACATAAAATAATGACCTTTTAGAATAATAAGTGATTGATCAGTTTTAGCTAAGATTTCCTTCTGATATACTCACCACTCTTACCCCCTCTTTTTTCTTCGAGTCTTATATCCGAAATCACCATATTCTTATCCACGGCCTTGCACATATCATATATAGTCAAAGCTGCTACAGAAACCGATGTTAGGGCTTCCATCTCTACACCAGTCCTCCCAATCACCTTTACCCTAGACTCTATTTCTATATCACAATTCTCAATCGAAGGTTTAAAATCTATATCTATACCTGTAATCTCTAAAGGATGGCACATCGGTATGAAATCTGATGTCTTTTTTGCCCCCATGATTCCAGCTACTCTGGCCACATCCAGTACATCTCCCTTTTTAATTCTTCCTTCCATTATCATCTTGAGAGTTTCGGCCTGCATTTTTACTCTCCCCTTTGCCACAGCCTCTCTCTTTGTAACCTTTTTCTCACTCACATCTACCATTTTTGACCTTCCCTCTTCGTCAAAGTGTGTGAATTTTTTCATCTTTAAATCCTCAAAATTTGAATATTTTTTTAATCGTGGATAAAATTAAAAAAACCTGCAGATTTTGTGGAAAAATTATAGTAGAACTGAAAATAGATACACCTTTATTATCAACTAAATATTCTTAATAAATCAAAAAAAGAAAGCTGCCAATTTCAGAAGAAATATATTTTCTTATCCCAAAAATTAAATTGATGAATAAGGAGAATAATCTGAAACCTTAGATAAGATACCTAATTTTTATAGTTAAACTGATTCGACGCTTTTAATTTCAGGTATTTGTTCTTTTAGGCTCTGTTCAATACCCATCTTAAGAGTAATCTGAGCGCTTGGGCATCCAGAACAAGCACCCCGAAGCCTTACCTTTACTACACCATCAACCACATCTACTAGCTCAACATCACCACCATCTGCCTGAAGGGCTGGACGTATAGTCTCTAATACCTTTTCAACCTTTTCTTTCATTCTTACTCACCCTCATCTAAAATTATTAAAAAACAAGAACAAAATTATTATTCTTTGATCATTTATTTAATTATAGAAGAAAAAACCCTTTTTTCAATTAAAATAAATTTTTATTACTGGTTGTCTTTTGCTAATTTAAAAACCTACTTATCCCATTGTACTGCTTGGCCTGATAGATAAATGCCTCTATCCTTTTTTGAGTCTGGATATCCTCTTGACCATCATAGGAGAGATTGATCCATGGAATGAAGTTAATGTCTTCCCTTAATCTTTTAGATATAGCTGTAACAATCATTCCAGGCATACAGGTAAAAGGCATGACATTAACCATTCCTGAAATCCCCTTTCTGATAAAGTCTATTGCTTTCCCGATACTGAGTATCGCTTCCCCACCAACAGAGGAGGGGAGATAGGAATGACTGTTACCCAATAGCTCTTCGGTGGTCGGCTCCCTATTGTTCCTCAAGATATCGTAAAAGATTTCCATCAACTGATGCTCATCATGCTTTTGAATCTTATCCTTGATATAGGCCTTGAGATAATCGAGATATTTTTTGTTATTCAAACTCTTCTCTTTGTAACAGAGGTTGGTGTAAAAAAGCCATTCGGAGAGAGGTGCCACCCATGCTTCTCCGCCAAATTTCTCTATCATTCTTACCACATCCTTGTTGCTGAACCGATTGCTTCTCAGATATATCTCGCCCACAACCCCGATAACCGGCTTCTTTTGGGAGCGATCGACCTCGATCTGCTCCATCATCTCTTTTATTTCCCTCATAACCCTTAACAAATCTTCACCGCCTCTTTCAGCGCATCTCTCAATCATCCTGAGCCCCTGCAATCTGGCCCTATCAGATTCCCCTTTGTTGACCTCGTAGGATCTGATCTCGTTCGTCAATCTATCCAGAAGATCCACGGCAATGACTCCCTTCCAGGCTATTCGCTGAAATCGGGCATCGAGCCCGTCAAAATCGGTATAAGAATCTTTTGAATCGGGGGAGATAATTAAAACATCCCCATAGCCCAATCTTTCAAGTAAAAGCCTCTGCGTGACATTGTACTGACCGAATCTGCAGGGACCATCAGCGCTCGGCATAAAGAAGGCACTCCGGGAGGGATTAAACCCAGGGCTCCTGATCTTCTTTATCAGATCCCCTGTCGTGACAACAAAGGGAAAGCATTCCTTGCCAGAGGTATACTTCTTTCCTAACTCTAGGGTTTGGGAGTCCGACTCTTCCAATACCTCTGACTCGATATTGCAGGCCCGCATAGCTGCTGAAATGCAATAGGCGTGGTCCGCCATATGAGGGAGATATATCACCCTATCGTTGTAAGACCTCTTCCTTATTCTTCTTGCTGTATCCTCCCTATGGCTCTCCTTCTCCTCTTTATCCAGATTCTCCAAGCTGTCCAAGAAGGCCTCACATCGGGTAACCACACCGGCATCAGCGCTGTGTTCATCTAGCTCCAGTTCTAAACATGGCTTATCTTCCATAAGTTCCTTAACAAAATGGGATATAAAAGAATCAGGACCACATTTAAAACTAGAGAGATATATTGCATAGAGCCTCTGGTTTTTTCTGATAACCTCAGCAGCAGCAAGAATCTTCTGTCCATGGCTCCAGTACATGTTCGGATGTTTATAAGAAATATCAATCCCCTCCAGTGAGAGAAAATCCATGGGGATAGCCAGCACCCTCATATTTCTCAGCTTTCTCGGAAGCCCGATATTCATACCAGGATCGCATCCGTTGTAAGGTCTGCTAATGATGACAAAGGCCTTGTCATTCTCCTTTAGGGAGCGCAATACCTCATCCCCTTTCTGTCTGATTCTTTGATAAAATTTCTCCTGTGCCTCCTCTCCCTTAATAAGTGCCTTTATAATCTCATCTTTTGACTTGCGCAGTTTCCTCCCAAACCTAACGATCTCCTTCGTCAAACTCTTCTTGCCGTTTTGATAGTGAAATGTGGGATAGAGGAATTTCGTTTTCCTATTCTTGAAATCTATGGCTGATTTTACAATAAAGGGAGCAGCCTGAACCAGAGGGCAATAATAGTTCTGGGTCAATTTCGGATTCATCCTCTTAGTATTAATCATACTGGGAAGAAAGATATAATCGACCCCTTTCTCCATAAGATTCAAGACATGGCCATGCACAATCTTTATAGGAAAACAGGTCTCAGCTGTCTCCGTCTCCACGGAGATATTAATCATCTGCTGATTGGTGTAATCGGAAAGAACGGTTTCAAATCCCAACTCCTTTAAGAATCTGTTCCAGAATGGAAATAATTCATAGAAGAAGAGCACCCGTGGAATCCCGATCTTTACTCGCTCTTCATCCTTCTCCTCAATTTCTTCATCGTCTGAGCCAAAGAGGATTTCATTTCTCTCCTTATAGAGATCGGGTAAATTGTTTTCCTGAGCCTTTTTGTTATCGATCTCAAACTTCTCGCATCGGGTTCCATAGTAGAGGGGCCTTTCTTCCTCAAACTTTATCTTCCTCACATCACACATATTCTCGCAATCCCTGCACTGGATAAAGCTGGTTTCATATTTTCTATTACCGAGATCAAAGCCTTTAAAACGGGTTGGGCCTCTCTCAGATTCTATAGCAAGAATTGCAACACCAATCGCTCCTGTGACATCATGATGAGGTGGAACAGTCACCTTCTTGCCGAGAACCTTCTCAAAGGCTGATACTACCCCTTTATTCGATGCCACTCCTCCCTGAAAAAAGATATGATTCCCTATTCTCCTATCCTCAACAACCCTGTTTAAATAATTAAGAACAATAGAATATGCTAAACCAGCTACAAGGTCATTTTTTTTCGCTCCCTTTTGTTGATAGGAAACGAGATCCGATTCCATAAAAACAGTACACCTATCTCCAAACCTGCAAGGATTTTTTGATTTTAAAGCCATATCACCAAACTCATCTATTATACTCATATCTAATTTGTCAGCCTGTTCCTCTAAAAAAGATCCTGTTCCTGCAGCGCATACCTTGTTCATCTCAAAATCTACAACCTTGCCATTATCAATGCTTACATATTTTGAGTCTTGTCCACCAATTTCAAATATGGTATCGACCTTAGGATCAATGTGAATAGCAGCAGTGGCTTGTGATGTAATTTCATTTCTAATGATATCCCCACCTACATACTCCGCAGTTAAATATCTCCCGGAACCAGTTGTAGCTGCTCCTCGTATCCTTACCTTATCTCCAATTTCTCTTCCAATCTCACCAAGACCCTTGCAAACGGCCTCTAGTGGCCTGCCAGCTGTCTTTAAATATCTCCTTGCTAATACCTCTTTATCTCTGTTTATAACTACGACATTGGTACTGAGAGAACCTACATCAATACCGACATAGGCATCAACCTTCTCATTGTCCTCTTTTATGGTTTTTATAAAAATCTTACTTCGCAAATCCTCCTCTTTATAAGGCAACGGTTCTAATCCATTTGCTAGCTCTACCTTTTTCTCCAGATAGTCTTCAAGAGGTTGAAGACTTAAACTGAACTCTTTTTCAAGATTTGGATTATCCATTAAAAATAGGGTGGCACCAATAGCACCCATAGAAAAATGATGTTTTGGAATAATCAATTCATTACTATTTAAATCAAAGATATCTTCAAAGGCCTTCACCACAGCCTTGTTTGCAGCAACTCCGCCTTGAAAAGAAATAGGCTTCTCAAAGTTTTTTCCCTTGCCTAAATTGCTTTTAAAACATCTGGCCAGGGCATAGCAAAGACCTGCTAAGATATCATAATCAGGTGTACCTATCTGCTGCAAATGGATCATATCTGATTTAGCAAAAACACTGCATCTTCCTGCAATTCTTGTTGGGTTTTTTGATTTTAAGGCGAGAGTTGCAAATTCATCTTCTATTGATATGCCTAAACGACTGGCCTGATGATCGAGAAAAGAACCAGTACCTGCAGCGCACTGGGTATTCATTTCAAAATCTTTTAATTTTGCCTTTCCATTTCCCTTATCTCTTTCCAGTATAATAAGTTTGGAATCCTCCCCACCCATCTCAATGATTGTGTTCACTTGAGGATACAACTCGCCTGTTGCAATTGTATGGGTAATGATCTCATTTACAGAAGTCCCTCCCATCAAGGATGCTACAAGATCACTCCCAACCCCTGTTATGGCAAGACCTTTGACTCTGCATACTTCTATTCTTGATGATACTTGCTCTATAAGATTTATCAAAACCTGAATAGGTTGGCCTTTATGCCTCTGATAATACTCTTTTACAACTTCCTTTCCACTATTCACTATCACAAGCTTTACACTGACAGAACCGATATCAACCCCTAGATAAAAAGAATCAATAGCTTTCATGGATATTTACCTTGAATATAAAATTCTTTTTTGAATTTTAAGACTAAGGAATTATGGAATTATAAGATACGTCAAACCTTATACTGTCTTATTTTTACCGAAGCCTCCTTAAAAAGTCTAACAGAAGCATCATTTAAAGAATAGTCCATATCATAGACCACCTCTTTTATACCGGCATTGATAATCATCTTTGCACAAATAAGACACGGTGAAAATGTACAATAAAGGGTTGAATCTTTGAGGCTTATGCCATGATAGGCAGCTTGGGTTATTGCATTTTCTTCAGCATGGGAACATAAACACTCTTCTAATTTGTCCCCTTCTGACGAGAGGTCATTGCATCTCGGGCAACCACCCTCATTACAATTCTTTGTTCCTCTTGGAGTACCATTATACCCTGTTGAAATAATTCTTCTATCTTTTACAATGATCGCTGCTACTTTTCTTTTGATGCAATTGCTTCTCGAAGCGACTACCTTTGCTATACTCATAAAATACTCATCCCAGTCTGGCCTTTCAAAGTTCATCAATGCCCCCTTTATTATCCCGTTAACCTTTTCATAAAGTTCTTCTAATGATCCATCATTTATAATAGTAAAATCTGCCATCTCCTGACATTTCACAACCTGTTGTTTCACCTCTTCTTGATTAAATGATTCTTTTTCTTCAAATATTAAAAATTCCTCAAAGGTCTTGGGATCATTTTCTCTCCCTCTTTTCTTTATCCTTTGAAACCTTATCTCTTCTGAAGCATCGATATTCAATAATTTGAAATTACCATTCTTTCTCAAAACCTCTATCTCTTTGGGGTGCCTGATGGAATCAATGATATAGTTCTTATCTTGTTCCAGTTTCGATAATATTCTCTCTGCCAAAATAGAAGCCCCGTATTTTGTCCTCATCTCATTTCCTACTTTGATGAGCAACTCCCTTGTTATCTCTTTACCCCTTTTCTCTATTTCTTCCCTGATGACATCTGACAGAGAAAAATAATAGAAGCTTCTCGTTTTCAAATATTCGGCTACGGCTCCTTTACCACCAGCATTCTTTCCGGTGAGTCCAATTATCATAAAAAATCCTTATAGGTTTGATAGATTCATTCTATATAGCACTGACGCAAAAATATATCAATCTATAATTTAAGTATTTTCATCATTCAGTTGAAGGGGTCAACTCCCTGTTTAACCATTCATTAAAAGCTTAAAAAAACTCAAGGATTTTCTAAAAATGCCGATAAAATAGATAAGAAATTTATATATTGCTAAGGATAGCAATAACCTGAAAATTCCAAGGAGGGATGAAAATGGTAGATATTGTTATTCCATCTATAATCAACACGACACCTGTTCCTGCAAGAAAAAACTTCTCAAACAACCCCGAGTCCCTGAGAGGTAAAATTCTTGATGTAAGAGATGGACGGAAAAGACAGAGACGTTTTAAAAATATACCTTTCAACAAAATAATAAAAGAGAGAAGATGTAAAGAGGAACCGAGAAAAAGCTCGCCAGCACAGGATCATACGGTATCAAGGATAGTTACCTTTTACATGGAATCAAATAGTGATTTAAAAAATCTTATTGGTAAAGAAATAGCCATGAGGGTTATCAACCCCTAAAAACTCTTTTTCTCATTTTGCTTCTCTTGAATACCCTCACCTTGTCCAGAGGTTTTTAAAAACCAAGAATTTACTCGTTGGTATTATTATTTCTTTCGCTTGCTATTTTTTTATTTTATTTTATTTATATATCTCAATAGCTCTGAATCTGACCCCAAAACCAAGGTGGTCTCCTCATCTATAGTCTTTTTGTAGGTCTCAAGTGTCCTTAAAAAATCATAAAATTTCGGGTCTTTCTGGAAGGCATTGGCATAAATTTTTACGGCTTCGGCATCTCCTTCTCCTCTTGTTTTTTGGGCCTCTTTGTAAGCATCGGCCAGGATAATCACCCTGTCTTTATCTGTCCCTGCTCTTAGCTTTGCCGCCTGCTCTTCCCCCTCAGAACGATATTTCTTGGCTATCCTTTCCCTCTCTGCCCTCATTCGAGCAAAAACGCTCTCTTCAACCTCTCTGGGTAAGTCCGCCCTCTTTATCCTCACATCAATAACCTTGATTCCATATTGCCTGGCTTTCTCTTCACTCTTTTCATGAACAACCTCCATAATGGCTTCTCTTCGAACATCAATGATCTCCGATAAATTATGACGAGCCAATTCCTCCCTCAGGTTAGCAAAAACAATATCGTCTAACCGTGCCTGGGCTCCTGCTTCACTTCTCACGGTCTTAAAAAATTTAAGGGGATCGATAATCTTCCACCGAGAATAATTGTCCAACACGAGGTTCTTCTTGTCCTTTGTAAGGATCTCTGAAGGAGCAGCATCATATTCCAAGATCCTTTTATCAAAGTAGTGGACGACTTG is a window from the Nitrospinota bacterium genome containing:
- a CDS encoding NifU family protein — its product is MKEKVEKVLETIRPALQADGGDVELVDVVDGVVKVRLRGACSGCPSAQITLKMGIEQSLKEQIPEIKSVESV
- the radA gene encoding DNA repair protein RadA, coding for MSKEKTYFLCQACGYKSQKWLGRCPGCDEWNTLVEEKELVTTSLRKSYRFLESDKKGPTPITDIDKSFNKRLSSEILEFDRVLGGGVVPGSVVLVGGDPGIGKSTLLLQAMGRIAKKGGRILYVSGEESFSQIRLRGERLNTLSENLFILSETSFEEIIKEVKRFKPLFLVIDSIQTIYTEELQSAPGSISQVRDVSSKLMFLSKAIGISTLIIGHVTKDGAIAGPKVLEHIVDTVLYFEGERNYPYRILRAVKNRFGSTNEIGVFSMEREGLKEISNPSEAFLLKRSENVPGSVIVPSMEGSRPIMVEIQTLVSPSILQIPRRMTIGLDYNRVSLLIAILEKRIGFRIHNQDIFVNLAGGVKIYEPAIDLGIIIAIASSFKNKPVDSDTIVVGEVGLGGEVRNVSHIERRINESERLGFKRCLIPQKGALKEKKGSAEIIPVENVHQAIEILL
- the ispF gene encoding 2-C-methyl-D-erythritol 2,4-cyclodiphosphate synthase, producing MRIGIGYDVHRLVDGRKLVLGGVVIPYEKGLLGHSDADTLLHSICDAILGALCEGDIGKHFPDDNPEYKDIPSLELLKEVAQIMRSKGFMINNIDSIVVAQRPKINSYVPEIKQNIGNILDIDIDKINIKATTTEGLGFIGKGEGISAYSVVSLIEI
- the ispD gene encoding 2-C-methyl-D-erythritol 4-phosphate cytidylyltransferase, whose protein sequence is MRIAAIIPAAGTGRRFEKSFPKQFLSLREKPILTHTIQKIHDCDQINEIFLIVSKDKIKYCREEIVRKNNFSKIKKIVTGGRERQDSVYNGIKELDSDTDLVVIHDGVRPFVSSQIFLDVIEEAREYGAATVAVPEVDTIKEVSPEGMVIRTLNREHIWKALTPQAFKFDILKKAFEKAFKEGYYATDDASIVEWAGYQVKIVKGSPYNIKITTQEDLALGETMLRIRSNKLP
- the moaC gene encoding cyclic pyranopterin monophosphate synthase MoaC, yielding MKKFTHFDEEGRSKMVDVSEKKVTKREAVAKGRVKMQAETLKMIMEGRIKKGDVLDVARVAGIMGAKKTSDFIPMCHPLEITGIDIDFKPSIENCDIEIESRVKVIGRTGVEMEALTSVSVAALTIYDMCKAVDKNMVISDIRLEEKRGGKSGEYIRRKS
- a CDS encoding PIN domain-containing protein, which produces MGINFFRFVLIIIFAGGGYFIGCQIDKTDNIISLIGLGVGFTLAIFVILLEKNFVRVSHRVILGGLLGFILGLFIANLLIFTFSSLNITNPLLNKVIPIFFSTVFGYIGLVLGIKKSKELEMTGFKKMFQTGIDEENIKILDTSVIIDGRIADIAETSFLEGVLMIPQFVLNELQQIADSPDSLKRNRGRRGLDILQKMQKNVDINLKIIDQDFPKIKEVDAKLVALGKMLGGKVITNDFNLNKVAELQGVTVLNINQLANALKPVVLPGEVMNVYILKEGKEYGQGVAYLDDGTMVVVDNAKRHIGQNLEVLVTSVLQTTAGRMIFTKPKEEVTKEEVV
- the cysS gene encoding cysteine--tRNA ligase, with protein sequence MSLKIYNTLSRKKEEFVPTKQGKVGMYACGITAYDYCHLGHARAAIVFDVIYRYLLFLGYDVVYVRNFTDVDDKIINKANKEKVDFKEIAEKYIKEFTIDMDALGVKKPTVEPKASEHILDMIDLIKGIIEKGYGYVKDGDVFFSVEKKKDYGKLSGRNLEEMEAGARIEIDEKKTNPLDFALWKSSKPNEPSWDSPWGPGRPGWHIECSVMSQKYLGETLDIHGGGKDLIFPHHENEIAQSEAFTDKPFVNYWIHNGFVFIDQEKMSKSLGNFFTIKEILQSFHPEVVRLFLLSNHYRSPIDFNDKNLLDSQSALDRFYTMMRKINDLEKGETEDTDTRREIRDLSERLRIKFKDAMDDDFNTARVLGEIFDTVRVFNQILDNIERKGNLFNSKTFIPLKDTFKDIGNILGLFKLETEEWFQDTKRIDLEKEVELTTDRIESLIKERNAARAKKDWNKADEIREYLNLKGIILEDTARGTKWKVKR